One Ailuropoda melanoleuca isolate Jingjing chromosome 14, ASM200744v2, whole genome shotgun sequence DNA segment encodes these proteins:
- the ARMH4 gene encoding armadillo-like helical domain-containing protein 4 isoform X3, whose protein sequence is MSRPIVLHICLAFCSLVLLNFATQCVAFPKMERREIAHVHAEIGQPERMNTDDLENDSVTPRCTPQLVVSEDPMMVLAGPSATSLNKVFPTKKEAHPVGAGLMQPNSPDIYTATETVVPAKEEVFVSSQPETVSPESRLSDAVLTSPIPATAPLNIDKKEEHFGSTIIQPLVEGTTEATQGFLKYADDQLFASESQERVSLGHLPSSDVNTKEMLTANPRTEKSEADTEHRAAFFPGAEPIVGTEPGSPMPEREKPSQMTADHTQATATKHRLTTSEYTLSVEPETDRLLGAPGFPVSVSAAVPAASVSSDAWDDIKLEHLSQIKTPKLGDDIETQVGTETSQIAQETDNDPVEGMEEGKPVTEASDMALGLLEGEAPMGTALLMAQGEAPSSAFTDQSSFTPTSPVEDRKVSVVSLLQDTADFMESTRENDAMVFLETTVSISEYEAEARQPLGNPLKDIITQEMTTAVEETEATLSLVMQEQEVSTLEVTGENGKTEEGRGSLSATSAVPAVTQLSRRWEPRPTMVSATAVPLSFEVTSALEDLMDTLTRPNEELFTPVWGSPVTPPGIMEEAPSLFPVLPDAEASSERRTVVPSISHVNTAASYGLDQLESEEGEAGFLLSREPSVGLHPRTPGS, encoded by the exons ATGAGCAGACCAATTGTATTGCACATTTGTCTGGCATTCTGTAGCCTTGTACTTCTCAACTTTGCCACACAATGTGTGGCCTTCCCCAAAATGGAAAGGAGGGAGATAGCACACGTTCATGCAGAAATAGGGCAGCCTGAGAGAATGAACACAGATGACCTAGAAAATGACTCTGTGACTCCAAGGTGCACTCCCCAGTTGGTGGTCTCTGAAGATCCAATGATGGTGTTAGCTGGACCATCAGCAACGTCATTAAATAAAGTATTTCCTACTAAAAAAGAAGCCCATCCAGTAGGAGCTGGGCTCATGCAGCCTAACAGCCCTGACATTTACACTGCTACTGAGACAGTGGTCCCTGCCAAGGAGGAAGTGTTTGTTTCCAGCCAGCCAGAGACGGTGTCTCCTGAAAGCCGACTTTCCGACGCTGTGCTAACCAGTCCTATCCCTGCAACTGCTCCTCTGAATATCGACAAGAAGGAGGAACACTTCGGTAGTACCATCATTCAGCCCCTTGTAGAAGGGACCACAGAAGCCACACAGGGTTTTCTGAAGTATGCAGATGATCAATTGTTTGCAAGTGAAAGTCAGGAAAGAGTTAGTCTGGGACATTTACCTTCATCCGATGTGAATACTAAAGAAATGCTAACCGCCAATCCCAGGACTGAGAAATCTGAAGCAGACACAGAACACAGGGCAGCTTTTTTTCCCGGAGCTGAGCCCATAGTGGGCACGGAGCCTGGAAGCCCCATGCCTGAGAGGGAGAAGCCTTCGCAGATGACAGCTGATCATACCCAGGCTACTGCCACCAAGCACCGGCTCACAACCTCTGAGTACACCCTGAGTGTTGAGCCAGAAACTGACAGGCTGCTGGGAGCCCCAGGGTTCCCAGTGAGTGTCAGCGCAGCTGTTCCAGCTGCCTCTGTCTCGAGTGATGCGTGGGATGACATCAAATTAGAGCATCTAAGCCAGATAAAGACCCCAAAGCTTGGAGACGATATAGAGACTCAGGTGGGAACGGAAACATCTCAGATAGCCCAAGAAACCGATAATGACCCTGTGGAAGGTATGGAAGAGGGCAAACCTGTGACCGAGGCTTCAGATATGGCTCTGGGGCTGCTGGAAGGGGAAGCACCCATGGGGACAGCCCTGCTAATGGCACAGGGGGAGGCGCCATCATCTGCCTTCACCGATCAAAGTTCCTTTACTCCCACAAGTCCTGTGGAAGATAGGAAGGTCTCTGTTGTCAGCCTCTTGCAAGATACTGCAGACTTCATGGAGTCTACTAGAGAAAATGATGCAATGGTTTTCTTAGAGACCACTGTTTCCATCTCAGAATATGAAGCTGAGGCACGTCAACCATTAGGAAATCCATTgaaag ACATCATCACTCAAGAGATGACAACAGCTgttgaagaaacagaagccaCTTTATCATTGGTGATGCAAGAGCAGGAGGTTTCTACCCTCGAGGTTACTGGAGAAAATGGTAAGACCGAGGAAGGAAGAGGGTCTCTCTCCGCCACATCTGCAGTTCCTGCTGTTACTCAGCTGTCGAGGAGATGGGAGCCCCGGCCCACTATGGTTTCAGCTACAGCCGTGCCTCTGTCTTTCGAAGTTACTTCTGCTCTGGAAG ACCTAATGGACACTCTCACGCGGCCAAACGAGGAATTGTTCACACCAGTTTGGGGCTCTCCAGTGACTCCCCCTGGAATAATGGAGGAAGCCCCCAGCCTTTTCCCAGTGCTTCCTGATGCTGAGGCCTCCTCGGAGAGAAGAACCGTTGTCCCATCCATTAGCCATGTTAATACGGCTGCCTCATATGGCCTGGACCAACTTGAATCTGAAG agggagaagcaggcttcctgctgagcagggagcccagtgtggggctccatcccaggaccccgggatcatga